The sequence below is a genomic window from Micromonas commoda chromosome 10, complete sequence.
TGGGGAGATCACGAGGTACGTGGATCGATGGTCGCCGTTCTGGATCGCGATGGCGCACCGCCCGGttgcgacgcgtccgggcaGGCGAGTTCACGCGGGCAGGTGAAGGGGTAGCAAAAACTCTTGCGCAAACCCATGACAGGAAAGCAGAGGGGGCGCCGAGATCGATCTGCGGGGGCTGAACGCACCAGGCCAGCGCGCGAGGTCTTCTCGCGGAAGTTGTTGAGTAGCGTGGACATGTCGCTGAGGGACTCGGACGCATTCTCCCTGCAGGTTTGGTCGGGAAAGGTTGGTGAGTCACCGTCCGATTTTTCGGTCCCCCGTTGGGCTCGGTGGCCCGAGCGCAATCTAGCCCTAAGATTCGCGCGACCAGATGGGACGGGGGAAaggcgcgcggagcgggTTGTGCGACTTACTTGACAGCTCCCTTGCCGCCGGGAAGGCCACCCTGGCCAGTGGCGTTGGTGTTGCCGATGtcaccgagggcgcggcggctgccggcTCCCATGAGCGGAACACGACCGGCCATGACTGCGAGGTGATGCGGGTTACCGTGTGGAGCGTTAGATTGGAAAATCTCGTGCGGATTCCGCGGTACCCCCTTGactgacgcgcgcgtgggcgatGGCACGCGACGTGTACAGGGACTCCGCGACGGGATACGATACTCACCTTTCTCACTCCGAGTGTTGATATCGCCCGTGGACCGCCTGGCGTTCTCGTTCATGGCGCCTGCGTCGAGTGAACGGAAGGGGGAGAAGCGCGGTGAGTCCCCTGCTGGAGCTCGTTCCCACACGGCTAAGCGAGTTGAGATTTCCGCTCCTCGAACCGTCGGTAGGGAACCGGGTAGCCGACGCGCACGCACCTCGTTATACGCGTGTACCTATCCGCAGATGGACAACGCGTGTGTCTCCTCCGCCACGCTGGTACTGCTAagtggcgacgacggccgtgTCGACGCTCAAGCGGAGTGGCCGGGACGATGCACCCGTCACGGCTTTTTTCGCTGCAGCAAAAAGCTCCGGTGAAATCTGCAGCGGGTCTCGGGCGCGGTCCGACTCTTTTCTCGGTTATAAACGGTCAAAGCGTGATTTCGAAATTTGGGAGACCGTTTATTCTTGATTCATTTTCGCCCGAGACCGCCTCGCGATTTCGATCGGAAATCAGACTGACTTTCGTACGCTCAGATTTCGCGACACGCAGCGGGGGGAACCGGCGTTTCCGAAAGGCATCCGAAAGCGTTCCGAGATCGAGATCCGGAAAATGCCCTTGTTCGTATTGCTCTTATTTTTGTATGACGAGCAGTCATCAGGATCTACGTCGCATCCGCCTTTTCCCGCGAAAATGCGAAAAATGCGCCTTGggttccccccgcgccgccccttcGCGCGACCTTTGGGGTGCGTTACCAACCCCGAAACGCTTTCgcgacgcgtacgcctcgTCTTCGGGATCATCGCGCCACGATCCCTCggccgccccccgccccaCTCACGCACGCCCGCGCGTacgccctcgccagcgcggtcctcgccgccgccgcgcgcaaaTCGCGTTCGTCATTCACGACCTCGACATCCGCGCGAAGCAAGTCACCCTTCGTgaccgtccccgcgccgctcaccTGCTCCAGCCTCGCCATGCACAGCTGGATCTCTTTCGCCGTCAGCGACGCGTGCGCACCCTCGAGCAACGGTACGGCGTGAAACAGCGCCTCGGTCCAGAGGTGCGATTGGCCGGCGGAGTGTCCTAAAAGCGCCACGAGCTTACCccccgctcgcctcgccgccgccgacaccgccgcgctcccgacggcgcgcttggcgcccgccgcgtcgctcgcggtggtccccgcgcgtgcgagctcggtgagcgcgccgcggagcgccgcgagcgcgtcgagaaAGCCCGcgggccccggcgccgccgtcgcgcccgccgatcGCCACTCGCCATCCGCCCAAGCGCCATCCGCCCGAGCGCCATCCGCGTTCatctcggccgccgcctccgccgccccggggtGCCCCATCGCGAGCCTCACGAGGGCTAACGCCGCACCCGACgggtccgcggacgcgacgtggGGCGTGGggagctgctcgagcgcgagcgcggcgacgcccgcgacgtcacccgcgcgatgcaaccacgcgacggcgcccgtctcgtcgcccctcgcgcgggcgtctgcggcggcggctcgggccACCCCGAGGCCGACATCCACgagcccggcgtcggcgcacaGCTCCAGCGACCGCAGGGTcttggcgaacgcgacgtcggggtcctcctcggcgtccgagCGGCCGGGGTCGGGCGGGAggctccccggcggcgggcgctcccgtcgcaggatctgcgcggcggcgcccgcgccccggtCGGCGCAGTGGGGGAGGTACCTGAGCGCCAGGTGTCGGGTGTTggccctcgtcgcgagcgacgcgcagTAGGTCATCACGTGcgactccgcggcgatcgaggacgccgaaCGGGAACCCATCctctcaccgccgccgtactcgtacgccaccgcgggaccccccgccgccgccgcgagcatctgcgcgaggtgcgcgatgAACCACGGGGAGAAGTACCTCGCGCACACGtccgtcgtgcgcgacgcgtcgccggcgatgatcgcgccgaggagttcgtccagctcgggcgactcccccgcgccggttATACCGACGCACCGTTCAGCCAACGACGCGTGCTCGGCGGCTCGCAGGTTCGGGTACTGGtgacgcgcggacgcgatcaTGAGCTCGAGCCACCCGCcccggcacgcgcgcgcgagcgccgtttCGTCTCCCGCGAGGACTTCCAGTGACCACCTGGCGCCATCcgacgtggcgtcgtcggtcaCGGCGTCAAAGAGCGAATGGTCGGATAACACGTCGCGCACCTgtcgcgtccacgcctcCCTGAACGCCTGGAACTGCGGGAGCgacgtggcggcggaggggggATACGAACCGTCACCCGTGTTGGGGGGCGTatcgtccgcggtggccatgcgcggcgcggtcctGATCAGGGCGACGACAGCCTCGAGcaactcggcggcgggccgggcggcggccatgcCCTGCCGCCACTCCGCCCAGCACGAGTGCAGGGCGACcaaatccgccgccgcgtcgctccatCCCATCGCGACGAGCCCCGCGAGGCAGTCCCAGAACCCACCCGCGGTCTCCGGCCGgtcgccagcctccgcgacgccgtcgatgagcgcgcggagtcgcaccgggagcgcgccggcgccgccaaagttgagcgccgcgccgtttcGCCGGTACCACTCCACCAGCCGCTCCGTCACCACGCCGGTGCCCTCCCCGGGCTCGACGAAgtacaccgccgcgagttgccacgcggcgcgcgctaAGGAGACGTGCTCGAGGTCCGCGGTTCGCTCGCCCGTcgctgccgacgccgcctcgagcgtttcaaccttggcgtcgagcgtGTTCGCGACGGATCTGGcgaacctcgacgccgcatctacagacgcggcggcgacgccgtcggggccttcgccgcggtgcatcgcgagggcgacgcgctccttgAGCTGCTCGAAGTGCGGGAgggtctcctcggcgagttccCTGTGCGCACCGGTGACGCATGCCctgcgcgcgggtgacgggGAGGGATCGGGAGGGTTAACGTCGTCAGCGGGGGAGGTTCGGGGTCGTGGGTGATCGAGGCGATGGGGGCGGGGGGAGACGCCGGGGCGgatgagcgacgcgcgcgcgtgcttTATGAATActcgcatcgccgcgggaaaGCAAACGCCGCGGGTTTGGGGTCGAACCGCGCCCCCCGAGGGCTTCCCCCGGGCCCACCGCCCCGAGCCCGAGATTTCAGTTGGTTGAGAAAGAGGCCGCGAGGACGGGATCTGGCGTCCGCCGCTCGTCCGTTCCGTGCGCCGGATACTCACCACTGCACGACGTACGCCGCTCCGCTCGATATCTCATCCGATTCTTccgtgggcgtcgcgccggttcCCGACGGCTCGGTTCCCCGCACGCGCGACACGCGCAGCTCGTTGCCCAATCCCCACTGCACGTGCAGCACGCCCGCTCCCGGgccggtcaccgcgccgccgcccatcgggAGGGTGGCGATGACGGGAACCGAGGAGCGATCGGGATCCATGACGTCCATCGAACAagtcgacgcgcggtgcgtcCGTCCGGCGtggggcgcgtcgtccgagtgggtccgcgcggccggcggctCGCCCTACTTTTTTTTTTTTGAATCTTGATGTGCCTTGCGCGGGAGGTTGATTGCAAATGGTGGAAAACGCGGTCCTACGAGAATAACGAACTCGTCTCCCACTGCAAATGCTGTGAAGTCTGAAGAAAAATAACTATATTTCGAAAGCTGCTGCAAAAATATGTACCACCACCCGTGCAGGTGGTGCTtagcgcgcgccgccggaaaCCTTGGAGGGCATCTTGGAGTGCATGAGCGCGATGAGGTCGACGACCCTGTTGGAGTACCCCCACTCGTTGTCGTACCAGCTCACCAGCTTGACAAAGTTGGGCGAGAGCGAGatgcccgcggtggcgtcgaagATGGACgagcgctcgtcgccgatgaAATCCGCAGACACcacggcgtcctcggtgTAACCCATGATCCCCTTGAGATCGCCGTTGACGCTCGCCTCCTTGATCGCGGCGCAGATCTCCTCGTACGACGCGGGCTTCTCGATGCGGACGGTgaggtcgacgacggagacgtccTGCGTGGGCACGCGAAAGGCCATCCCGGTGAGCTTGCCGTTGAGCGCGGGCAACACTTTCCCCACGGctttcgccgcgcccgtggacgacggGATGAtgttcgcgccggcgcctcggccgccgcgccagtCCTTCATGGACGGGCCGTCCACCGTCTTctgcgtcgcggtcgtcgcgtgcACGGTGGTCATCAATCCCTCGACGATGCCGTACGTGTCGTCGATGATCttggcgaggggcgccaGGCAGTTGGTGGTGCAGCTCGCGTTGGAGACGAtgtcgaggtcgtcggtgTACTCGTCGCTGTTGACGCCCATGACGAACatcggggcgtcgccggagggGGCGGAGATGACAACCTtcttggcgccggcggttATGTGCTTTTGCGCACCCTCGAGCGAGGTGAACACGCCTGTGGACTCGACGACGAAGTCGACGTCGTTGGCGCCCCACGGGATGTTCACCGGATCGCGCTCGGCAAAGACGGCGATGGActtgccgtcgacgatgaagCCCATCGGGCActcctcggcggggtcgcACTCGACCTGGGCGCCGTActtggcgtcgcccgcgaactGGCCGTGGAcctgtgcggcggcggcggcggcgtgaaaCGGTCAGCCGGGATTTGGGATATTTTtcttcctcgcgcgtcgcggttgAAAAAGCTGCCTCGCGGTTCAACAAGGGTGAGATTCTGGTTCGGGATTCGGGGATCCGGCGGGGGGGGGAGTGATGGTGCGTACCGTGTCGTACTTGAACATGTAGGCCATGTAgtcggcggtgacgaagGGGTCATTCACGGCGACCACCTCGATGTCGTCGCGGACCAAGGAGGCGCGCATGACGAGGCGACCGATGCGACCGAACCCGTTAATGCCCACGCGGATCttctcgccgctcgcggcggggagaaCCTCGGACAGGGCGTTGACGACGGGGTCcttggacgcgcgcgtcaccgtgGAGACGCGGGCGGTACACCTGTCGATGAATGTGTGGGGGGATTTCGTTTtccgcgcgggtcagcgGCCGGGATTTCACGGGCGCGaaggcgcgaggaggcgggtGGGGGTTCCGAGCGTCGTTTCGTGGACACGAGCGGTTGCCGCAAAATATCTTttcccgccggcgcgcaatcggcgcgcgcggccaccggcgtcgcgagctcgcgaggcgaATCAAGACGCGCAAAATTCCCGGGCAGATCGCGTCCGACGACACGAAAGCGTCGATCGAGGAGATTCCGCGAACGAAGCGCGCGAAGGTCGCGTCGGGAGCCTGAtcggggtcggggcgccCGGACACTTTTCGCGGTTCTTTTTCGTGGGTTAATTTCCGGGCTCTTCCAAGCGGGCGGGACGCACCTGACGGTCTTGGCGGAGCGGACGCGCTTGCCCGcgaggacggggcgcgcggtgagtgcggcggtggtggcggcggacaTGGTGTTCTGTTCGGGGTGGGTGCGCGGGAGGTCCGCGGTGTGTCAGAGACTGGCGAGACCTGCaggatcggcgcggcgaaaaGCTGGGAAAAAGATCTCGCAAAAAGGGATCGGGATCCAAAAAAAAGGACCAGTCGTGACTCGATCCACGTGAAAAAGCGCGGCGGGAAAACGGAGAGCA
It includes:
- the GAPDH gene encoding glyceraldehyde-3-phosphate dehydrogenase (Protein has transit peptide on N-terminus (27 aa). ChloroP positive.) gives rise to the protein MSAATTAALTARPVLAGKRVRSAKTVRCTARVSTVTRASKDPVVNALSEVLPAASGEKIRVGINGFGRIGRLVMRASLVRDDIEVVAVNDPFVTADYMAYMFKYDTVHGQFAGDAKYGAQVECDPAEECPMGFIVDGKSIAVFAERDPVNIPWGANDVDFVVESTGVFTSLEGAQKHITAGAKKVVISAPSGDAPMFVMGVNSDEYTDDLDIVSNASCTTNCLAPLAKIIDDTYGIVEGLMTTVHATTATQKTVDGPSMKDWRGGRGAGANIIPSSTGAAKAVGKVLPALNGKLTGMAFRVPTQDVSVVDLTVRIEKPASYEEICAAIKEASVNGDLKGIMGYTEDAVVSADFIGDERSSIFDATAGISLSPNFVKLVSWYDNEWGYSNRVVDLIALMHSKMPSKVSGGAR
- a CDS encoding predicted protein, whose translation is MDPDRSSVPVIATLPMGGGAVTGPGAGVLHVQWGLGNELRVSRVRGTEPSGTGATPTEESDEISSGAAYVVQWACVTGAHRELAEETLPHFEQLKERVALAMHRGEGPDGVAAASVDAASRFARSVANTLDAKVETLEAASAATGERTADLEHVSLARAAWQLAAVYFVEPGEGTGVVTERLVEWYRRNGAALNFGGAGALPVRLRALIDGVAEAGDRPETAGGFWDCLAGLVAMGWSDAAADLVALHSCWAEWRQGMAAARPAAELLEAVVALIRTAPRMATADDTPPNTGDGSYPPSAATSLPQFQAFREAWTRQVRDVLSDHSLFDAVTDDATSDGARWSLEVLAGDETALARACRGGWLELMIASARHQYPNLRAAEHASLAERCVGITGAGESPELDELLGAIIAGDASRTTDVCARYFSPWFIAHLAQMLAAAAGGPAVAYEYGGGERMGSRSASSIAAESHVMTYCASLATRANTRHLALRYLPHCADRGAGAAAQILRRERPPPGSLPPDPGRSDAEEDPDVAFAKTLRSLELCADAGLVDVGLGVARAAAADARARGDETGAVAWLHRAGDVAGVAALALEQLPTPHVASADPSGAALALVRLAMGHPGAAEAAAEMNADGARADGAWADGEWRSAGATAAPGPAGFLDALAALRGALTELARAGTTASDAAGAKRAVGSAAVSAAARRAGGKLVALLGHSAGQSHLWTEALFHAVPLLEGAHASLTAKEIQLCMARLEQVSGAGTVTKGDLLRADVEVVNDERDLRAAAARTALARAYARACVSGAGGGRGIVAR